The Vibrio tubiashii ATCC 19109 genome has a segment encoding these proteins:
- a CDS encoding DUF1848 domain-containing protein yields the protein MIISASRRTDIPAFYHRWFMSRIREGFLLTRNPFNASQIKRVSLEPQHVDAIVFWTRNAEPLIKHLPKLSEFNYYFQYTITGYPKALEGHLPSTYQSIETFVRLSDIIGPSKIIWRYDPILVSNLTPLSEHKRKFHKIASLLAGKTYRVVISFVDLYTKTEHGLKSVPSLNYRDLTANQGELNDLSMFMVEVCQQYNLAIETCAEGIDLTDIGIQPGKCIDDELMKHVFGIDTTHRKDPNQRTECGCVKSIDIGSYNTCLHGCKYCYATYSETSVQKNRLKHDPNSPFLLGGIEGIDKHLLSKSIAQQTLF from the coding sequence ATGATTATAAGCGCTAGTAGAAGGACGGACATTCCTGCTTTTTATCATCGCTGGTTCATGAGTCGCATTCGTGAGGGGTTTCTACTGACTCGAAACCCCTTTAACGCAAGTCAGATAAAGCGTGTTTCTCTTGAACCTCAACATGTAGATGCGATTGTGTTTTGGACGAGAAATGCAGAGCCGCTAATCAAACACCTGCCAAAGCTTTCCGAGTTTAACTATTACTTTCAATATACCATTACAGGATATCCCAAAGCGCTTGAAGGGCATTTGCCGAGCACTTATCAATCAATAGAAACGTTTGTGCGTTTAAGCGACATTATCGGGCCATCGAAAATAATCTGGCGTTACGATCCCATACTTGTTTCCAATTTGACACCACTTAGTGAGCACAAAAGAAAATTCCACAAAATAGCGAGCCTGTTAGCGGGAAAAACATATAGAGTAGTGATAAGTTTCGTTGATTTGTATACGAAAACCGAACACGGATTGAAGTCGGTACCCAGTTTAAATTATCGCGATTTAACCGCAAATCAAGGTGAGCTGAACGACCTGAGCATGTTTATGGTAGAGGTTTGTCAGCAGTATAATTTAGCCATTGAAACGTGTGCTGAAGGCATAGATCTCACGGATATCGGTATTCAACCTGGTAAGTGCATCGATGATGAGCTGATGAAACATGTATTTGGTATTGATACGACGCATCGAAAAGACCCAAACCAAAGAACCGAATGTGGCTGCGTTAAAAGTATCGATATTGGTAGTTACAACACATGCTTACACGGCTGCAAATACTGTTACGCAACGTATAGTGAAACGTCGGTACAGAAGAACCGTTTAAAGCACGATCCGAATAGTCCATTTTTGCTTGGTGGTATCGAAGGTATTGATAAACATTTATTAAGCAAATCAATTGCTCAACAAACTCTTTTCTGA
- a CDS encoding class I SAM-dependent DNA methyltransferase — protein sequence MSEMYTKYAQKYSEAVKGNIYNAYLERPSTLALLGDVKGKAVVDMGCGSGIYAQWFLEQSVSSLTCVDLSAEMIDLVKSEYCARLTAYVQDLSKGLPNEASNSADIIVCPLVLHYIEDLNVVFNDVYRVLKPGGYIVFSTHHPFSDFECTISGNYFERERVTEDWNTVGDPVEVSFYRRSLTEISDAVTSSGLVISRISEGEVDERAKAISEEAYQHLKRNPNFIFFRCEK from the coding sequence ATGTCTGAGATGTATACAAAATACGCCCAAAAATACAGTGAAGCTGTAAAGGGCAATATCTACAATGCATATCTTGAAAGACCATCCACGCTTGCGTTGCTAGGGGATGTGAAAGGGAAAGCAGTAGTGGATATGGGATGTGGTTCTGGAATTTATGCCCAGTGGTTTTTAGAGCAAAGTGTCTCAAGCCTAACATGTGTGGATCTTTCTGCTGAAATGATCGACCTTGTTAAGTCTGAATACTGTGCTCGTCTAACGGCCTATGTACAAGACCTATCAAAAGGGCTACCCAACGAAGCGAGCAACAGTGCAGATATCATCGTTTGTCCTTTAGTGCTGCATTACATCGAAGATTTGAATGTGGTATTTAATGACGTTTATCGCGTTCTTAAGCCCGGTGGTTACATAGTATTCTCGACTCACCATCCATTTTCAGATTTTGAATGTACAATTAGCGGTAACTACTTTGAGCGTGAGCGAGTGACCGAAGATTGGAACACTGTTGGGGATCCTGTGGAAGTGAGTTTTTATCGTCGCTCTTTGACTGAAATAAGTGATGCTGTCACTTCTTCTGGTTTAGTTATTTCAAGGATCTCAGAGGGCGAAGTTGATGAGCGTGCGAAAGCGATCTCTGAAGAGGCCTACCAACACCTCAAGCGCAATCCGAACTTTATTTTCTTTAGGTGCGAAAAATAG
- a CDS encoding LysE family translocator — protein sequence MFPAEVFVTYTLACALLVISPGPDNLLAIGRGLSQGRWAAIVSGLSSGAGILFHVLAATFGLTLLIQTSELAFYAVKIVGAIYLISLGIKVLRSRSLFSLEPAKKLPLSKIFLTGFLSAALNPKPGLFVLAFVPQFVNPTLGSVTVQMVGYGTWFALLTALGFSLMGVFSSQLANWLRNKPRTVSGLNIGAGMTFIASGLTIAFMKQR from the coding sequence ATGTTTCCCGCTGAAGTGTTTGTCACGTATACATTAGCCTGCGCATTATTAGTCATCTCTCCAGGCCCTGATAATCTACTGGCTATTGGTCGAGGTTTAAGTCAAGGCCGGTGGGCAGCCATTGTATCTGGTTTATCTTCGGGAGCCGGTATCTTATTTCATGTTCTAGCTGCCACCTTCGGTTTGACACTACTCATACAAACATCTGAACTCGCTTTTTACGCCGTCAAAATAGTAGGAGCGATTTATCTGATTTCGCTCGGAATAAAAGTGTTGCGCTCTCGTAGTCTGTTCTCTCTTGAGCCCGCAAAGAAACTGCCGCTTTCAAAGATATTTCTCACTGGTTTTTTATCGGCCGCACTCAACCCAAAGCCGGGTTTGTTTGTGCTTGCGTTCGTCCCTCAATTTGTCAATCCAACCTTAGGGTCAGTTACCGTTCAAATGGTGGGTTACGGCACTTGGTTTGCGCTCCTTACGGCGCTAGGCTTTAGCTTGATGGGTGTTTTCTCTTCTCAGCTAGCCAATTGGCTTCGCAATAAGCCTCGAACTGTCTCTGGCTTGAATATTGGGGCAGGGATGACGTTTATTGCTTCTGGTTTAACGATTGCGTTTATGAAGCAAAGGTAA